In Microvenator marinus, one genomic interval encodes:
- a CDS encoding dicarboxylate/amino acid:cation symporter: protein MSDSRWYKELHWQIALGLVVAFIFSVIVRQVVLPTDADPEAMSAALALMDSIRQPFVFVGEVFIRLLKLIVVPLIILSVMSGIQSMGDASKLGKVGLRTMVYYMATTFLAVCLGLLVVNVVQPGVGLNLSDPGGETLVPKPLLHVFRDIIPPNLFEALASGDMLPIIFVSVVAGLAMLVLGEAVKEVRVVVDQLNVLIMKITDWVMLTSPVGVAALFVQTLLDPKLADLPSFFESLGSYMFAVVAGLGLHGFVVLPIIYFVVTKRSPLAFLKAMVPALLTAFSTASSSATYPVTRECVTDRAGVKEDVADFVLPLGATINMDGTALYEAVAVVFIANALGVDLSFGAQVIVVVTATLAAIGAAGVPSAGLVTMIIVLEAVGLPASAYALVVAVDRILDMCRTTINVFGDSIGAAVVSKWVGED from the coding sequence ATGTCCGATTCGCGCTGGTACAAAGAGCTACATTGGCAGATCGCCCTTGGGCTAGTGGTCGCATTCATCTTTTCGGTGATCGTGCGCCAGGTGGTTTTGCCCACGGACGCGGACCCCGAAGCCATGAGCGCGGCGCTCGCCCTTATGGACAGCATCCGGCAGCCATTTGTCTTTGTGGGCGAAGTCTTCATCCGCTTGCTAAAGCTGATCGTGGTGCCGCTGATCATTTTGAGCGTGATGTCCGGCATCCAGTCTATGGGGGACGCTTCCAAGCTCGGTAAGGTTGGACTGCGAACCATGGTCTATTACATGGCCACCACGTTTTTGGCGGTCTGCCTTGGCCTCCTGGTGGTCAACGTGGTTCAGCCTGGTGTTGGACTCAATCTGAGTGACCCGGGCGGCGAGACCCTTGTGCCAAAGCCGCTCCTGCACGTCTTCAGGGATATCATCCCCCCAAACCTCTTCGAGGCGCTGGCATCAGGCGATATGCTCCCAATTATCTTTGTGTCGGTGGTGGCTGGGCTCGCGATGTTGGTGCTCGGCGAGGCGGTTAAGGAAGTTCGCGTGGTGGTGGACCAACTCAACGTCTTGATCATGAAGATCACGGACTGGGTGATGTTGACGTCACCGGTTGGCGTGGCGGCGCTTTTTGTTCAGACCTTGCTCGACCCTAAACTGGCCGACCTGCCCTCGTTCTTTGAGAGCCTCGGCTCGTACATGTTTGCGGTGGTGGCGGGTCTTGGGCTCCACGGATTCGTGGTGCTTCCGATCATCTATTTTGTAGTGACCAAACGCTCCCCACTGGCCTTCTTGAAAGCGATGGTCCCCGCACTCTTGACGGCGTTCTCCACCGCGTCGAGCTCCGCGACCTACCCCGTCACACGCGAATGCGTCACGGATCGCGCGGGCGTCAAAGAGGACGTCGCCGACTTCGTGCTTCCACTCGGCGCCACCATTAACATGGACGGCACCGCACTCTACGAGGCGGTCGCCGTGGTCTTCATCGCCAATGCGCTCGGGGTTGACCTGAGCTTCGGCGCCCAGGTCATCGTGGTGGTCACGGCCACCCTTGCCGCGATCGGCGCAGCAGGCGTGCCAAGCGCAGGTCTCGTTACCATGATCATCGTGCTTGAGGCCGTTGGCCTGCCGGCATCCGCCTACGCCCTGGTAGTGGCCGTAGACCGAATTCTGGATATGTGCAGAACCACCATCAACGTCTTCGGAGACTCAATCGGCGCCGCCGTGGTCTCGAAATGGGTTGGGGAAGACTGA
- a CDS encoding phospholipase D-like domain-containing protein has protein sequence MYFNRYTAVFFAALTFSACANTDEDSSPDGEFEQAFTDGKADDFWGSCQSEKVLQLINSTATTADLLKDRGVHTRAANNIIDARNGADGVAGTADDKVFASVVEIDDVPYVGPVAMDSLGALVADLCITPAAAQVEVIFSPQDYQNSHLKKVADLIDQAQDSVDIAMYSYSDAGIGSALERAVDRGVSVRMIFDTANSEKSSPANTKSSRLEDAGVDVRYVNKIMHHKFAIIDGPRNAASANQSTTDNGVLFTGSGNWSHSAGTKYDENTVFVYGNAELNLRYQQEFNTLWGHSRDFEWNTELEFFESDTIDDSMIPDDPSVDAVFTSPNFKQTYSSRYGNTFTTLSGTNTVANRLVEMIEGAEKSIWIASGHLRSRPVSIALMKKVEENPELDVRILLDGQEFIAESTHEIQLRNLDSCIADAAGNTSKENKCFDRGFYFSYSMVEAGIPVKFKYYSYRWHYSYAVQMHHKYFIVDGETVATGSYNLSDNAEHNTFENVVFFEGAQYPELVESFVENFNNLWVLGDEDALYTELMDEVENGTGRVPIVFDSMSLSWEQVNELKRAIVANCSDVNSSSFRSRPERHHSCTRR, from the coding sequence ATGTACTTCAACCGCTATACCGCCGTTTTCTTCGCCGCTCTAACCTTCTCCGCATGTGCAAACACGGATGAAGACTCCTCGCCAGATGGTGAGTTCGAGCAGGCGTTCACGGACGGAAAAGCGGATGATTTCTGGGGAAGCTGCCAGAGTGAGAAAGTTCTGCAGCTCATCAACAGCACCGCGACCACCGCAGACCTGCTCAAGGATCGCGGCGTCCATACGCGCGCCGCGAACAATATCATCGACGCACGAAACGGAGCGGATGGAGTTGCCGGCACCGCTGACGACAAGGTCTTTGCGAGCGTCGTTGAGATCGACGACGTGCCGTACGTTGGACCTGTCGCCATGGATAGCCTGGGCGCGCTCGTCGCCGACCTCTGCATCACGCCAGCAGCAGCTCAAGTTGAAGTCATCTTTTCACCTCAAGACTACCAGAATAGCCACCTGAAGAAGGTCGCAGACCTCATCGACCAGGCTCAAGACTCGGTGGACATCGCGATGTACTCGTATTCAGACGCCGGAATCGGCTCAGCCCTTGAGCGCGCGGTTGATCGCGGTGTGAGCGTACGCATGATTTTCGACACGGCGAACTCGGAGAAGAGCTCCCCTGCGAACACGAAGTCTTCGCGTCTTGAAGACGCGGGCGTAGACGTTCGCTACGTCAATAAGATCATGCACCACAAATTCGCGATCATCGACGGCCCACGCAACGCTGCCTCGGCCAACCAGTCCACCACCGACAACGGCGTGCTCTTCACCGGCTCGGGCAACTGGTCACACTCGGCCGGCACCAAGTACGACGAGAACACCGTGTTTGTGTACGGCAACGCCGAGCTGAACCTTCGCTACCAGCAAGAGTTCAACACGCTCTGGGGTCACTCACGCGATTTTGAGTGGAACACCGAGCTCGAGTTCTTCGAGTCAGACACCATCGACGATTCGATGATCCCTGACGACCCATCGGTAGACGCAGTCTTTACCTCGCCGAACTTCAAGCAGACCTATAGCAGCCGTTACGGCAACACCTTCACCACGCTCTCGGGCACCAACACCGTGGCTAATCGCCTTGTCGAGATGATCGAGGGCGCTGAGAAGTCTATCTGGATCGCTTCGGGCCACCTTCGCTCACGCCCAGTTTCGATAGCGTTGATGAAGAAGGTCGAAGAGAACCCAGAGCTCGATGTCCGCATTCTTCTGGACGGCCAGGAGTTCATCGCCGAATCGACTCACGAGATTCAGCTCCGAAACCTCGACTCATGCATCGCTGATGCAGCCGGCAACACGTCTAAAGAGAACAAGTGTTTCGACCGCGGTTTCTACTTCAGTTACTCGATGGTCGAGGCTGGCATCCCCGTCAAGTTCAAGTACTACTCCTACCGTTGGCACTACTCGTACGCGGTTCAGATGCACCACAAATACTTCATCGTGGACGGCGAGACGGTGGCCACTGGAAGCTACAACTTGTCGGATAATGCGGAGCACAACACCTTTGAGAACGTGGTCTTCTTCGAGGGCGCACAATACCCAGAGTTGGTCGAGAGCTTCGTCGAGAACTTCAACAACCTTTGGGTCCTCGGTGACGAAGACGCGCTCTACACCGAGTTGATGGACGAAGTTGAGAATGGCACCGGCCGCGTCCCAATCGTATTCGACTCGATGTCGCTTAGCTGGGAGCAGGTCAACGAGCTCAAGCGCGCGATCGTCGCCAACTGCTCGGACGTCAATTCTTCATCCTTCCGCTCACGTCCTGAGCGCCACCACTCCTGCACGCGCCGATAA
- a CDS encoding L-erythro-3,5-diaminohexanoate dehydrogenase — MRENGHLFGLHRVIEPAGGLPQASKRLDNSAPHYDNEVVIDVATLNIDSASFHQIKGEVGADPDKIAERIMGIVAERGKMQNPVTGSGGMLLGTVVEIGPHYDGPVKVGDRVATLVSLTLTPLEIESITKVHLDSDQVDIKGRAYLWPSSPIVALPADLPERLALSALDVCGAPAQTARLVQGARSVLILGAGKSGMLCAAAAREVIGENGSIYGFDLRSDNMLSLHQYGLMDTFRTGDATRPTDVLDAVLDMTGGELVDVVINTCNIANSEMGAILSTRDRGKVYFFNMATDFSKAALGSEGVGKDVDLLIGNGFARGHAQMTLNLVRRHAGVREKLQELLS, encoded by the coding sequence ATGCGAGAAAACGGACACCTATTTGGACTTCACCGCGTCATTGAGCCCGCCGGCGGCCTTCCTCAGGCATCGAAGAGGCTTGATAATTCGGCCCCTCATTACGACAACGAGGTCGTCATCGACGTGGCCACGCTGAATATCGATTCGGCGAGCTTTCATCAAATCAAAGGGGAAGTCGGAGCGGATCCGGACAAAATTGCTGAACGGATCATGGGAATTGTGGCTGAACGCGGCAAAATGCAAAATCCCGTGACGGGCTCGGGTGGCATGCTGCTCGGCACCGTGGTTGAGATCGGGCCGCATTACGACGGCCCCGTGAAAGTGGGCGATCGCGTGGCGACTTTGGTCTCGTTGACGCTGACTCCCCTTGAGATCGAGAGCATCACGAAGGTACATCTGGATTCCGACCAGGTGGATATCAAGGGGCGCGCGTACCTCTGGCCGAGCTCTCCGATCGTGGCGCTACCAGCAGACCTTCCCGAGCGGCTTGCACTCTCGGCGCTCGATGTGTGTGGCGCGCCAGCGCAGACTGCGCGCCTTGTGCAAGGTGCACGAAGCGTTTTGATTCTTGGTGCCGGAAAAAGCGGCATGCTATGTGCCGCGGCCGCGCGCGAGGTAATCGGCGAGAACGGCTCCATTTATGGGTTTGATCTGCGCTCGGATAATATGCTCTCGCTCCATCAATACGGGCTCATGGACACCTTCCGCACCGGCGACGCCACTCGCCCCACAGACGTTCTGGACGCGGTTCTGGACATGACGGGCGGCGAACTCGTGGATGTGGTCATCAACACCTGCAATATCGCGAACAGCGAGATGGGCGCGATTCTGAGCACTCGAGACCGCGGCAAGGTTTACTTCTTCAATATGGCCACCGATTTCTCCAAGGCTGCGCTTGGGAGCGAGGGCGTGGGTAAGGACGTGGACCTCTTGATCGGCAACGGTTTTGCCAGAGGTCATGCGCAGATGACGCTGAACTTGGTGCGTCGGCACGCGGGCGTGCGCGAAAAACTGCAGGAGCTTCTCTCATGA
- a CDS encoding sulfatase-like hydrolase/transferase — protein MKFLGLAPLGALFFSLLLAMGLELALSPSVSGLGANALWGLSLGMATLIAGSSVLLGLAALASRLKPWLWGPVVGLGLSPVFWLVGDSLAQGGWVSQQSWAPAIAWVAALGGALAIAALGEALRRLDRWWVNAALLVLAAVIWGVDSKILPGLYPLAHLLLTHLGVLAVLTAAFRTIWASRERLPTWTQWVSYLSAALLLAAPIFWFTLKASVRAELLLRGGIATNMVQHLGKPVETNYLTELLTNLDQGTPLSASPAAKISQADNILFLFVDTLRFDALPPSRTPKSVIRDSDSPFLNGFLTEECVTFEHVYSQASATHQSIPPTFRSIEAWESPDQNGRALGREYQEAGINTFAVVNNYFFEPRYDVTQALLDGFGRFGVYTVFEQNDVVPITKAMLEEHKDGRFFAWVHFMAMHDAGYNDEYLAGKNLPRKKRYQMSMQWLDRTFKTIVEELEAKGLRDKTAIVIASDHGEGLGDNNIWNHGPTAYEEEVRVPLAICLPQKKAQVIKAGSGNIDLVPTFNDLLGLPPNPEHRGRSLLGALQEPHDRTYYTTAYNSKMVAVWHQGQKLIYEPKQNIFMRFDLRTDPKEEKNLYGQDTAIDEELRRQLFLKNPTLLKSEIKNAGNLQLIAEKLGMFDGSNVTDTLLFLLRLAAASPSKTTDEAAAKLLARTQNPDVERWILTTLAKREAIGEALLTKISATPAREEELVRLGAHASVKISDPDQAKALIAKRNDTLLAAWLEWVAVTKAADASWESLILELIKRPLSQEATASLVSLLSKFEKSEALKTFNTEALSHEAEEVRIQALKNVRTFKDSAGLAAVETSLRNQSRGLRERQNAVHAYDALKGAEGLEPLLAVAEADELLSLDIVKVFVRHKDIPRLRKLLAMYPRLKRDIDWEIKRLSKKK, from the coding sequence ATGAAATTTCTCGGATTGGCGCCCTTAGGGGCGCTATTTTTTTCTCTGCTTCTGGCGATGGGGTTGGAACTCGCCCTTAGCCCCTCAGTGTCTGGCCTTGGCGCGAACGCGCTCTGGGGGCTGAGTCTGGGCATGGCAACCCTGATTGCCGGCTCTTCGGTCCTGCTCGGGCTCGCGGCCCTTGCCTCGCGCCTAAAGCCGTGGCTTTGGGGACCGGTGGTTGGCCTTGGCCTCTCGCCGGTCTTCTGGTTGGTCGGTGATTCTCTGGCTCAAGGCGGCTGGGTTTCGCAGCAGAGTTGGGCGCCAGCGATTGCGTGGGTCGCTGCGCTCGGCGGCGCGCTCGCGATTGCGGCACTCGGCGAGGCGCTGCGACGGCTCGATCGCTGGTGGGTCAACGCCGCGCTTTTGGTCTTGGCGGCGGTGATTTGGGGCGTTGACTCCAAAATACTGCCTGGGCTCTACCCTCTTGCCCATCTGCTCCTTACCCATCTCGGTGTACTCGCCGTTCTCACGGCGGCCTTCAGGACGATCTGGGCGAGCCGTGAGCGGCTTCCTACATGGACTCAATGGGTGTCTTACCTTAGTGCCGCCCTGCTCCTCGCCGCGCCTATCTTTTGGTTTACGCTCAAGGCATCAGTCCGCGCCGAGCTCCTCCTCAGAGGCGGCATTGCCACCAATATGGTGCAGCACCTTGGAAAGCCCGTTGAGACCAACTACCTGACCGAGCTGCTGACCAATCTTGACCAGGGAACACCCCTGAGCGCCTCTCCAGCAGCCAAGATCAGCCAGGCGGACAATATTTTGTTCCTCTTCGTAGATACGCTCAGGTTTGATGCTTTGCCTCCGTCGCGTACCCCCAAGAGCGTGATTCGCGACTCGGACTCTCCGTTTTTGAACGGATTTCTGACCGAAGAATGTGTGACTTTTGAGCACGTCTATTCGCAGGCATCGGCCACACATCAGTCTATCCCACCCACATTCAGGTCCATCGAGGCCTGGGAGTCCCCAGACCAAAATGGCCGCGCGCTCGGCCGGGAATATCAGGAAGCCGGAATCAACACGTTTGCGGTGGTGAACAACTACTTCTTCGAGCCGCGCTATGACGTCACACAGGCGCTCTTAGACGGTTTCGGACGTTTTGGTGTCTACACGGTTTTTGAGCAGAACGATGTGGTGCCCATCACCAAAGCCATGCTTGAGGAGCACAAAGACGGCCGATTCTTCGCGTGGGTCCATTTCATGGCGATGCACGACGCCGGCTACAATGACGAGTATCTGGCGGGTAAAAATCTGCCCCGAAAAAAGCGCTATCAGATGTCGATGCAATGGCTCGACCGAACCTTCAAGACCATCGTCGAAGAGCTCGAGGCCAAGGGTCTGCGTGACAAGACTGCTATCGTCATCGCGTCCGACCACGGCGAAGGGCTTGGCGACAACAATATCTGGAACCACGGCCCCACCGCTTACGAAGAAGAAGTGCGTGTGCCTCTGGCGATTTGTCTCCCTCAGAAGAAGGCCCAGGTCATCAAGGCTGGATCGGGCAACATCGACCTGGTGCCTACGTTCAACGATCTCCTCGGGCTTCCGCCAAACCCAGAACACCGAGGCCGGTCACTCCTAGGCGCCCTCCAAGAGCCCCATGACCGCACGTACTACACCACGGCGTACAACTCGAAGATGGTCGCGGTCTGGCATCAAGGCCAGAAGCTTATCTACGAGCCCAAGCAGAATATTTTCATGAGGTTTGACCTCAGAACTGACCCAAAAGAGGAGAAGAATCTCTACGGGCAGGACACAGCGATTGACGAGGAATTGCGCCGCCAACTCTTCCTGAAGAACCCAACGCTCCTAAAGTCGGAGATCAAGAACGCTGGCAACCTGCAGCTGATCGCAGAAAAGCTCGGTATGTTTGATGGAAGCAACGTCACCGACACCTTGCTCTTTCTGCTCCGATTGGCTGCCGCGAGCCCGTCCAAGACCACTGACGAGGCTGCGGCCAAACTGCTTGCGCGAACTCAAAACCCCGATGTCGAGCGCTGGATCTTGACGACCCTTGCCAAACGCGAAGCCATCGGCGAGGCGCTGCTCACGAAGATTTCGGCCACGCCTGCGCGTGAAGAAGAGTTAGTGCGCCTCGGCGCACACGCGAGCGTCAAAATCTCCGATCCCGACCAGGCCAAGGCCCTGATCGCCAAGCGCAATGACACTTTGCTCGCGGCGTGGCTCGAATGGGTGGCCGTGACCAAGGCGGCGGATGCGTCGTGGGAGTCGCTCATTTTGGAGCTTATCAAACGACCGCTTAGCCAAGAGGCAACGGCGTCTCTCGTGAGCTTGCTCAGCAAGTTTGAGAAGTCAGAGGCGCTCAAGACCTTCAATACCGAAGCGCTCTCTCACGAGGCAGAAGAAGTACGAATTCAGGCGCTCAAGAATGTGCGGACATTCAAGGATAGTGCGGGTTTGGCAGCAGTGGAGACCTCTTTGCGCAACCAATCGCGCGGCTTGAGGGAGCGCCAAAACGCGGTCCACGCATATGACGCACTCAAAGGTGCCGAAGGCCTTGAGCCGCTCTTGGCAGTGGCCGAGGCCGACGAGCTTCTAAGTCTTGATATCGTCAAGGTTTTTGTCCGCCACAAGGACATTCCGCGCCTGCGCAAACTCCTCGCGATGTACCCCCGCCTCAAACGCGACATCGACTGGGAAATCAAACGCTTGAGCAAGAAGAAGTGA
- the thiO gene encoding glycine oxidase ThiO produces the protein MTPDVIFIGAGVAGLGAAWLLAEKGVKVLVLERDEAGAGTSGRAGGMLAPSAELKFGEEELLKFELESMRLWPDFVARLEARSQMKVDYRTHGTLIVAVDRDDLERIDHLWTYHRELELEVQRMDGDALRELEPGLAPGIPGGLYVRGDHQVDPRLLVQALVKAIRNAGGSVREGCRVLAIETEAGAVSGVQLEEGFISAPSVVVSAGVWLKEIEGLPKDDRPRVRPVRGQMIAVECGEPPLLKHVVRGPDAYLIPRSDGELVIGSTMEEQGFDPALTAGGLMDILVGAWEVLPGIHQARVLGTWTGFRPMTLDNMPQVRASSVPGLFWSVGHGRNGILLTPATAERMVSVYEGSVLVG, from the coding sequence ATGACCCCAGACGTTATCTTCATCGGTGCGGGCGTCGCCGGGCTTGGAGCCGCATGGTTGTTAGCTGAAAAGGGCGTCAAGGTCTTGGTTCTTGAGCGTGATGAGGCTGGCGCGGGCACATCGGGGCGCGCGGGCGGGATGCTTGCGCCTTCTGCGGAACTCAAGTTCGGCGAAGAGGAGCTCCTCAAGTTTGAGCTAGAAAGCATGCGGCTCTGGCCGGATTTTGTGGCGCGTCTTGAAGCTCGCAGTCAAATGAAGGTCGACTACCGGACCCACGGTACCTTGATTGTGGCCGTCGACCGTGACGATCTTGAGCGCATCGACCACCTCTGGACCTATCACCGTGAGCTTGAGCTCGAGGTTCAGCGCATGGACGGTGATGCGCTGCGCGAGTTGGAGCCGGGCCTTGCGCCCGGGATTCCTGGCGGTTTGTACGTGCGAGGTGATCATCAGGTGGATCCTCGCCTTTTGGTGCAGGCTCTGGTCAAGGCGATTCGGAATGCTGGCGGGTCGGTGCGCGAGGGCTGTAGGGTTTTAGCGATCGAGACTGAAGCCGGGGCCGTTTCTGGGGTGCAGCTGGAGGAAGGGTTTATTTCTGCGCCGAGTGTGGTGGTCAGTGCGGGCGTGTGGCTCAAGGAAATCGAGGGCTTGCCGAAGGACGACCGGCCGCGAGTTCGGCCTGTTCGTGGACAGATGATCGCGGTGGAGTGTGGGGAGCCGCCGCTATTGAAGCACGTGGTGCGTGGGCCCGATGCGTACCTGATTCCGCGGAGTGACGGCGAGCTCGTGATTGGGTCGACCATGGAGGAGCAAGGGTTTGATCCGGCGCTGACGGCTGGTGGCCTGATGGACATTTTGGTGGGCGCCTGGGAGGTTTTGCCGGGTATTCATCAGGCGCGGGTGCTGGGGACTTGGACGGGATTTCGGCCGATGACCCTGGACAATATGCCTCAAGTTAGGGCGAGCTCGGTGCCTGGTCTCTTTTGGTCCGTGGGGCATGGGCGAAATGGCATTTTGCTCACGCCGGCTACCGCCGAAAGAATGGTGTCCGTCTACGAGGGCTCTGTCCTCGTAGGATGA